In one Rutidosis leptorrhynchoides isolate AG116_Rl617_1_P2 chromosome 8, CSIRO_AGI_Rlap_v1, whole genome shotgun sequence genomic region, the following are encoded:
- the LOC139862071 gene encoding uncharacterized protein, giving the protein MKPKQSIAVTLNKQYDIEKQEYRIRLQSSIDVVRYVMHNALPFRGHDESENSIYRGIFLETLKLVASQNEDAHKAMIKAPKNCKLTSPDIQKDIVECFVKEILSSIFGEIGNDVFSLLVDESSGVSKKEQMAVVLRYVDKCGVVNERFVGVLHVKDTSSLTLKSAIDSLFAEHKVSLKQVRGQGYDGASNMRGEFNGLKALILRDNSSAYYVHCFAHQLQLVVVAVAKHHEGVGDFFDKLALVVNVVCASCKRKDMIRDAHKDRIAEEIAKGEVETGSGKNQELSLVRAGDTRWGSYHKTMLSLKSLFPEVVKVLQYVKKDGDNPLSQASGILAYFETFDFVFYLHLMLHILGLTNALSRAFQRKDQNIIEAASLVHGTKFSLQEFRENGFDELLKDVYSFCQKYDLEILKMDEVYVVSRNRKSNITNQHYFKVDVFTTVLDRIIQEFGDRFSEVSTELLTNMAALSPRDSFSMFDASKLMKLSEMYPMDFSQADRDHLKRELDVYYVIMRRDEQFANLNGISDLARLMVKTEKDISFRYVYRLLKLALVLPVATATVERCFSTMKLVKSDLRNRMNDDFLNGCLLGAIEREALARVKDETIMNRFQRMKYRRGQL; this is encoded by the exons ATGAAGCCAAAGCAATCTATAGCTGTTACTCTTAATAAGCAATATGATATTGAGAAGCAAGAGTATCGAATTCGTTTACAGAGTTCAATTGATGTTGTTAGATATGTAATGCATAACGCATTACCATTTCGTGGCCACGATGAGAGTGAAAACTCTATATATAGAGGAATTTTTCTGGAAACATTGAAATTAGTTGCAAGTCAAAATGAGGATGCTCATAAAGCTATGATAAAAGCTCCTAAGAATTGTAAATTAACTTCACCTGACATTCAGAAAGACATTGTTGAATGCTTCGTAAAAGAAATACTCTCATCTATATTTGGAGAAATTGGTAACGATGTATTTAGCTTGTTAGTTGATGAGTCTAGTGGTGTGTCCAAGAAGGAACAAATGGCTGTGGTTTTGAGATATGTAGATAAATGTGGGGTTGTTAATGAGAGATTTGTTGGTGTTCTTCATGTGAAAGACACATCATCTTTAACTTTGAAGTCTGCCATTGATTCCTTATTTGCCGAGCATAAAGTGAGTTTGAAACAG GTTAGAGGTCAAGGCTACGATGGAGCAAGCAATATGCGTGGAGAGTTTAATGGTTTAAAAGCTTTGATCTTAAGAGATAATAGCTCAGCTTATTATGTACATTGTTTTGCTCATCAACTCCAGTTAGTAGTTGTGGCGGTTGCAAAACATCATGAGGGGGTTGGGGATTTCTTTGATAAACTAGCATTAGTGGTAAATGTGGTTTGTGCCTCATGTAAACGAAAAGATATGATCCGAGATGCTCATAAAGATAGAATTGCAGAAGAGATTGCTAAAGGTGAAGTTGAAACGGGAAGTGGAAAAAATCAAGAACTTTCTCTTGTAAGAGCGGGAGATACAAGATGGGGTTCTTATCATAAAACGATGTTAAGCTTGAAATCTTTATTTCCTGAAGTTGTCAAGGTTCTTCAATATGTTAAAAAGGACGGTGATAATCCTTTGAGTCAAGCATCCGGTATTCTAGCCTATTTTGAAACCTTTGATTTTGTGTTCTATTTGCATTTGATGTTGCACATTTTAGGACTCACGAACGCATTGTCACGAGCTTTTCAAAGAAAGGATCAAAACATCATAGAAGCGGCTTCGTTGGTGCATGGAACAAAGTTTTCATTGCAAGAATTTAGAGAGAACGGGTTTGATGAATTGTTGAAGGATGTATATTCATTTTGTCAAAAATATGATCTTGAAATTTTGAAAATGGATGAAGTATATGTTGTTTCAAGAAATCGAAAGTCGAATATTACAAATCAACATTACTTCAAGGTTGACGTTTTTACTACGGTTTTGGATAGGATAATTCAAGAGTTTGGTGATCGGTTTAGCGAGGTAAGCACTGAATTGCTTACTAATATGGCAGCTTTGAGCCCACGTGATTCGTTTTCTATGTTTGATGCATCCAAGTTAATGAAGTTGAGCGAGATGTATCCAATGGATTTTAGTCAAGCTGATAGAGATCATCTTAAGCGTGAACTTGATGTCTACTATGTGATTATGCGGCGCGATGAACAATTTGCCAACCTAAACGGGATTAGCGACCTAGCTAGATTGATGGTTAAAACTGAAAAAGATATATCATTTCGCTATGTCTACCGGTTATTAAAGCTTGCCTTGGTTTTGCCTGTTGCAACTGCAACAGTAGAGAGGTGTTTTTCGACAATGAAGCTTGTGAAATCAGATTTGCGTAATCGAATGAATGATGATTTCTTAAACGGTTGTCTTCTTGGTGCCATAGAAAGAGAAGCGCTTGCTAGAGTTAAAGATGAAACAATTATGAATCGTTTCCAACGAATGAAATATCGTAGGGGACAATTGTAA